From the genome of Verrucomicrobiia bacterium, one region includes:
- a CDS encoding tetratricopeptide repeat protein, with protein MTNLLIAAVGAILATNQPAAVSNLVQATTGLEVAITTTNDPVEQALNRLMQEDDAARAEVEKWVEDNEKFAAQGAGMPPEDMRRRILARLAPVRKGYEELIQQHTNRADVLVAYASYLGDLGEEDAAIEQLEKARGLDARDPAIWNNLANLYGHSGEVTKAFDYYTQAIELNPNEPVYYHNFGTTIFLFRKDAREHYHINEQQVFDRALSLYSNAIRLNPQDFQLAADVAQTFYGIQPPRVDDALRAWTNAFSLADNETDREGVQLHFARIKIKAGRLEEAQAHLNLVTNATHEVVKSRLIRVLQQAQTDALISTNASPAITTNVPGNDP; from the coding sequence GTGACGAATTTACTCATCGCCGCCGTCGGCGCCATCCTGGCCACCAACCAGCCAGCCGCCGTCAGCAATCTGGTTCAGGCCACCACCGGATTGGAAGTGGCGATCACGACGACCAACGATCCCGTCGAGCAGGCCTTGAACCGCTTGATGCAGGAGGACGACGCCGCGCGGGCGGAAGTGGAAAAGTGGGTCGAGGACAACGAGAAATTCGCGGCGCAGGGCGCGGGGATGCCGCCCGAAGACATGCGCCGCCGTATTCTGGCGCGGCTCGCTCCGGTGCGGAAAGGTTACGAGGAATTGATCCAGCAACACACGAACCGCGCGGACGTTCTGGTGGCTTACGCAAGTTACCTGGGCGATCTCGGCGAAGAAGACGCGGCCATCGAGCAACTGGAAAAAGCGCGCGGTCTGGATGCGCGGGACCCCGCCATCTGGAACAATCTCGCCAACCTCTACGGCCACAGCGGCGAGGTGACCAAGGCCTTTGATTACTACACCCAAGCCATCGAGCTAAATCCGAACGAGCCGGTTTATTATCACAATTTCGGCACGACCATTTTCCTGTTTCGCAAAGACGCGCGGGAACATTACCACATCAACGAGCAACAGGTTTTTGATCGCGCGCTCTCACTTTACAGCAACGCCATTCGCTTGAATCCGCAGGACTTTCAACTCGCCGCCGACGTGGCGCAGACTTTTTACGGCATTCAGCCGCCGCGCGTGGACGACGCCCTGCGGGCCTGGACGAACGCGTTCTCGCTGGCCGACAATGAAACGGATCGCGAAGGCGTCCAACTGCACTTTGCCCGCATCAAGATCAAGGCCGGGCGTCTCGAGGAGGCGCAGGCGCATTTGAATCTGGTCACGAACGCCACGCATGAAGTTGTGAAAAGCCGGTTGATCCGCGTGTTGCAGCAGGCTCAAACCGACGCCCTGATTTCAACCAATGCCAGTCCGGCCATCACCACCAATGTTCCCGGTAATGATCCCTAA
- a CDS encoding PTS transporter subunit EIIC — protein sequence MKRVTEFLNRHLVPALTVLSENTYLSAIRAGMVSVVPLTIIGGLFMVIAEFPVAAWTDFIAPWHQLLEYPFKATFGLLAVFVSFAIGYDLGARFKLDPLSSASIATLVFLLLQLQLGAGDEPTIVLDMDGLGSGGLFTAIVVALICVRVQKFFTDRNLVIKLPESVPAVVYESFLSLIPMCVLVLVFWGIRFGLGVDINHQVQLLFKPLVFALNTLPGILVYAFCVTLLWSVGINGDNAMDAVVAPVFLAGLMANAEAMSAGQPLTNITALGFFTTFVNVGGTGATLALALVMINSKEPGFRKVSRLSLPTQIFQINEPIFFGFPIVLNPIFMMPYILNALILTTTTYLLMDWGVIQKPFVNVPWTTPPIIGHYLVSGGDWKAAVWGVISIVLAMAVYYPFAKVAERQRLKAEAEGKAHE from the coding sequence TTGAAGCGGGTCACCGAGTTCCTGAACCGACATCTCGTGCCCGCGTTGACGGTGCTGAGTGAAAACACCTACCTTTCCGCCATCCGCGCCGGCATGGTGTCGGTGGTGCCGCTGACCATCATCGGCGGACTGTTCATGGTGATTGCGGAATTTCCCGTGGCCGCCTGGACGGACTTCATTGCGCCCTGGCACCAACTGCTCGAATACCCGTTCAAAGCCACGTTCGGGCTGCTGGCGGTCTTCGTCAGCTTCGCCATCGGCTATGACCTGGGCGCGCGGTTCAAACTGGACCCGCTGTCCAGCGCGTCCATTGCCACCCTGGTCTTCCTGTTATTGCAGTTGCAACTCGGGGCCGGCGACGAGCCGACGATCGTGCTCGACATGGATGGTCTGGGCTCCGGCGGGCTGTTCACGGCCATTGTCGTCGCGCTGATTTGTGTGCGCGTCCAAAAGTTTTTCACGGATCGCAACCTGGTGATCAAGCTGCCGGAGAGCGTCCCGGCGGTGGTTTATGAATCGTTTCTTTCGTTGATTCCAATGTGCGTGTTGGTGCTGGTGTTTTGGGGAATCCGGTTCGGCCTGGGGGTGGACATCAATCACCAGGTGCAACTGTTGTTCAAGCCCCTGGTCTTTGCGTTGAACACGCTGCCGGGCATCCTGGTGTACGCCTTTTGCGTGACGCTGTTGTGGTCGGTGGGCATCAACGGCGACAACGCGATGGATGCCGTGGTGGCGCCGGTGTTTCTGGCGGGCCTGATGGCCAACGCGGAAGCCATGAGCGCTGGCCAGCCGCTGACCAACATCACGGCGCTCGGCTTCTTCACCACCTTCGTGAATGTGGGAGGCACCGGAGCGACCCTCGCCTTGGCGCTGGTGATGATCAATTCCAAAGAACCCGGCTTTCGCAAGGTCAGCCGGCTCTCGTTGCCCACGCAGATTTTTCAGATCAACGAGCCGATCTTTTTCGGGTTTCCCATCGTGCTCAACCCGATCTTCATGATGCCGTATATTTTGAACGCGCTGATTTTGACGACGACCACCTATCTGCTGATGGATTGGGGCGTCATCCAAAAACCGTTTGTCAACGTGCCCTGGACCACGCCGCCCATCATCGGGCATTACCTCGTCTCCGGCGGCGATTGGAAAGCGGCCGTGTGGGGCGTGATCTCCATCGTCCTGGCCATGGCGGTTTATTATCCCTTCGCCAAAGTCGCCGAACGCCAACGGCTGAAAGCGGAAGCGGAAGGCAAAGCGCACGAATAA
- a CDS encoding protein O-GlcNAcase, giving the protein MSAPPFISGVIEGFYGRPWTGAQRRQLFQWLQQWGLNTYMYAPKDDLKHRALWRERYDRAEAAELKRRVADSQACGLDFVYALAPGLDIHYATELPKLQSKLRQVAELGVRSFAILFDDIPQRMRAADTRRFGSFAAAQSAVANELFHWLPQVAARPRLWFCPTIYCGRMAAGAVARCAYLRELGERLAPSIDVFWTGPEIVSETISPTSIRELQKVLRRAPLIWDNLHANDYDRRRIYLGPYAGRPAQLRSEVRGILCNPNCEFPLNYVPLRTFADYTQARRTWNPRNAFKRAIAAWRPAFASRTRNRMSRRDLEWLGDAFYLPFAFGPQAAQFVNDYARLLRVSPERWGRARSRFNQSSQALAALLTKVTELTDRDLCYALYRHVWDLKEEIALMQAYVRWRQSRPRRREQFVSGEHRPRLYRGGLVAALQRQLPMDDAGHFTSALSKSGRDR; this is encoded by the coding sequence ATGAGCGCCCCGCCTTTCATCAGCGGGGTGATTGAAGGATTCTACGGTCGCCCGTGGACGGGCGCGCAGCGCCGGCAATTGTTCCAATGGTTGCAGCAGTGGGGCTTGAACACCTACATGTACGCGCCCAAGGACGACCTCAAACACCGCGCGTTGTGGCGGGAACGCTACGATCGCGCCGAGGCCGCCGAACTGAAACGTCGGGTGGCGGATAGCCAGGCGTGCGGTCTGGATTTTGTCTATGCCCTCGCGCCGGGGCTGGACATTCACTACGCGACCGAGCTGCCGAAACTGCAAAGCAAGTTGCGACAGGTTGCGGAACTGGGCGTGCGTTCGTTTGCCATCCTGTTTGACGATATTCCCCAACGCATGCGTGCCGCGGATACGCGGCGGTTCGGTAGTTTTGCCGCGGCCCAAAGCGCGGTGGCGAATGAACTGTTCCACTGGCTGCCCCAGGTGGCGGCGCGACCCCGGCTTTGGTTTTGTCCAACCATCTATTGCGGGCGCATGGCGGCGGGCGCGGTGGCGCGCTGCGCTTACCTGCGCGAACTGGGCGAGCGGTTGGCGCCGTCCATTGATGTCTTTTGGACCGGACCAGAGATTGTTTCCGAAACCATCAGCCCGACCTCAATCCGTGAATTGCAGAAGGTGCTGCGGCGTGCGCCGCTGATCTGGGATAATCTCCACGCCAACGATTACGACCGGCGGCGCATTTACCTTGGGCCGTACGCGGGCCGTCCGGCACAACTGCGTTCCGAGGTGCGCGGCATTCTGTGTAATCCGAATTGCGAATTCCCGCTGAATTATGTGCCGCTCCGGACGTTCGCGGACTACACGCAAGCACGTCGGACGTGGAATCCCCGGAACGCTTTCAAACGCGCGATCGCCGCCTGGCGACCCGCCTTCGCCAGCCGGACGCGGAATCGGATGAGCCGGCGCGACCTCGAATGGCTGGGAGACGCTTTTTATCTGCCGTTTGCGTTCGGACCGCAAGCCGCGCAATTCGTGAACGATTACGCCAGGTTGCTGCGCGTATCGCCGGAGCGCTGGGGGCGTGCCCGGTCGCGGTTCAACCAATCCAGTCAGGCCTTGGCCGCCTTGCTGACGAAAGTGACGGAACTGACGGATCGCGATTTATGCTATGCGCTTTACCGGCACGTTTGGGATCTCAAGGAAGAGATCGCTTTGATGCAGGCGTATGTGCGTTGGCGTCAATCCCGCCCCCGGCGCAGGGAGCAGTTCGTTTCCGGCGAACATCGTCCACGCTTGTATCGGGGCGGATTGGTCGCCGCACTGCAACGCCAGTTGCCCATGGACGACGCGGGGCATTTTACTTCTGCGCTTTCCAAATCGGGCCGGGATCGGTAA
- a CDS encoding GNAT family N-acetyltransferase, with protein MLPEGFQIRPYRATDADAAYQVCLTTGDSGGDGTHLYRDDPRALGNIFVGPYLHFEPELAFVLADAQGVCGYVLGALDSKSFYQKFAEQWLAPLRRQHPEPTGDPAAWTPTQKLYYQYYHPDVVCPEPYAEYPSHLHIDLMPRAQGRGMGNDLMRVLLSALTARRTPGVHLGMAPENARAEKFYKKLGFYELQRTSDTLYLARRLP; from the coding sequence ATGTTACCCGAAGGATTTCAAATTCGTCCGTATCGCGCGACCGACGCGGATGCGGCTTACCAGGTTTGCCTGACCACTGGTGACAGCGGTGGTGACGGTACGCACCTTTATCGCGACGACCCCCGGGCGCTGGGCAACATCTTCGTCGGCCCGTATCTCCATTTTGAACCGGAACTGGCGTTTGTGTTGGCAGACGCGCAGGGAGTCTGCGGTTACGTGCTGGGCGCGTTGGACTCGAAATCGTTCTACCAAAAGTTCGCGGAACAATGGCTCGCGCCGCTGCGGCGGCAACATCCCGAACCAACCGGCGATCCGGCCGCATGGACGCCCACGCAAAAACTTTATTACCAGTACTACCATCCCGACGTCGTTTGTCCCGAGCCGTACGCGGAATATCCTTCGCACCTGCACATTGATTTGATGCCCCGTGCCCAGGGTCGCGGCATGGGCAACGATCTGATGCGCGTGCTGTTGTCCGCGCTTACGGCGCGGCGGACGCCGGGCGTGCATTTGGGCATGGCGCCGGAAAATGCGCGGGCCGAAAAGTTTTACAAAAAACTCGGTTTCTACGAGCTGCAACGCACCAGCGATACACTCTATCTCGCCCGCCGGCTCCCGTAA
- a CDS encoding OPT/YSL family transporter, producing the protein MAIKQLDPEQIRTWTLEQKDRWWFENVWRGDMPQLTLRSALTGMCLGGVLSLTNLYVGAKTGWTLGVGITSVILAFALFKALSALKIGSEYTILENNCMQSIATAAGYMTAPMISSLGAYMLVTDTVIPMATTMIWIIAIAVLGVLFAFPLKRRFINDEQHPFPEGRAAGIVMDALHSGNAADGIFKAKVLLSAGGLAALAKLLQSQAILEKLKLGFLLIPEYLDGWIYKFTSLKIGGVELRELTVRPDTDFVMMAAGGLMGIRVGISLLIGALINYLLLAPWGIALGDIVGQTGADGVTHYGFRAITSWALWGGVAMMTTASLMAFFAKPQILFSAFRGLFRKGRATDHDVLRHIELPMRVFVIGIPIVGTIVVLLAHYFFDVNVWLGIIAVPLVFVFTLIGVNSTALTSITPTGAMGKLTQLTFGALDPKNIKTNLMTAGITAEVAGNAANLLMDIKPGYMLGAKPRQQAIGHVLGIFAGALISVPVFYWVFLKGGPSEMIQEQYPMPAVSIWKAVAEVLTEGLSNLAMSARWAALVGGLLGLALEGLRLATKGRFWLSGVGVGLAAVIPFNTCLAMFLGSLFFWLAERAFRKPESKANRIIVQNQEPICGGVIAGGALTGIAVILIENFVLSS; encoded by the coding sequence ATGGCGATCAAGCAGTTGGACCCGGAACAAATTCGCACCTGGACCTTGGAACAGAAGGACCGGTGGTGGTTCGAGAACGTCTGGCGCGGCGACATGCCGCAACTGACCCTCCGCTCGGCGCTCACCGGCATGTGCCTGGGCGGGGTGCTTTCCCTGACCAATCTGTACGTGGGCGCCAAGACCGGTTGGACGCTCGGCGTCGGCATCACTTCGGTCATTCTGGCGTTCGCGTTGTTCAAGGCCCTGTCGGCGCTCAAGATCGGTTCGGAATACACCATCCTCGAAAACAACTGCATGCAATCCATCGCCACGGCGGCGGGGTACATGACGGCGCCGATGATTTCGAGTCTCGGCGCCTACATGCTGGTGACGGATACCGTCATTCCCATGGCCACCACGATGATCTGGATCATCGCGATCGCCGTGCTGGGCGTGCTGTTTGCCTTCCCGCTCAAGCGCCGCTTCATCAACGATGAACAACATCCCTTTCCCGAGGGCCGGGCGGCGGGCATCGTCATGGATGCGTTACATTCGGGCAACGCGGCGGACGGAATATTCAAAGCGAAGGTGTTACTGTCAGCGGGCGGATTGGCGGCGCTGGCCAAGTTGCTGCAAAGCCAGGCGATTCTGGAAAAGCTCAAGCTGGGTTTTCTCCTGATCCCGGAATACCTCGACGGTTGGATTTATAAATTCACCTCGCTCAAAATCGGCGGGGTGGAACTGCGCGAACTGACCGTCCGGCCCGACACGGATTTCGTCATGATGGCGGCGGGTGGTTTGATGGGGATCCGGGTCGGTATTTCGTTGCTGATCGGCGCGCTCATCAATTACCTGTTGCTCGCCCCCTGGGGCATTGCTCTCGGAGACATCGTGGGGCAAACGGGCGCCGACGGCGTCACGCATTACGGTTTCCGCGCCATCACGTCGTGGGCGTTGTGGGGCGGCGTGGCGATGATGACGACGGCCTCGCTGATGGCGTTCTTTGCCAAACCGCAAATTCTGTTCAGCGCGTTTCGCGGCCTGTTCCGCAAAGGTCGCGCGACCGATCACGACGTGCTCCGCCACATTGAACTGCCCATGCGCGTGTTCGTCATCGGCATTCCCATCGTCGGCACGATTGTGGTTTTGCTGGCGCATTACTTTTTCGACGTGAACGTCTGGCTGGGCATCATCGCTGTGCCGCTCGTGTTCGTCTTCACGCTCATTGGCGTGAATTCCACGGCGTTGACTTCCATCACGCCAACGGGCGCGATGGGCAAGCTGACCCAATTGACCTTTGGCGCGCTGGACCCGAAGAACATCAAAACCAACCTGATGACCGCGGGCATCACGGCCGAGGTGGCCGGCAACGCCGCGAACCTGCTCATGGACATCAAACCCGGTTACATGCTGGGCGCGAAACCCCGCCAACAGGCCATCGGCCACGTGCTCGGGATTTTCGCCGGTGCGCTGATTTCCGTGCCCGTATTCTATTGGGTGTTTCTCAAGGGCGGTCCGTCCGAGATGATTCAAGAACAATATCCCATGCCCGCCGTGAGCATCTGGAAGGCGGTCGCCGAGGTGCTGACCGAGGGTCTTTCCAATCTGGCCATGTCCGCGCGCTGGGCGGCGCTCGTAGGCGGTTTGCTGGGGCTGGCGCTCGAAGGTCTCCGGCTCGCCACGAAAGGGCGCTTCTGGCTGTCGGGCGTCGGGGTGGGACTGGCGGCGGTGATCCCGTTCAACACCTGCCTCGCCATGTTCCTGGGCAGCCTGTTTTTCTGGCTGGCGGAACGCGCCTTCAGAAAACCGGAATCAAAGGCCAACCGCATCATCGTGCAAAACCAGGAACCGATTTGCGGCGGCGTGATTGCGGGCGGCGCCCTGACCGGCATCGCCGTGATCCTCATCGAGAATTTTGTGTTGTCATCCTGA
- a CDS encoding helix-turn-helix domain-containing protein, protein MLQKKLGQRIAALRKARKLTQEQMAEALGCSVEFISLVERGINAPSVAGLEKFAKVLKVEVKELFTFEEKKR, encoded by the coding sequence GTGCTTCAAAAAAAACTCGGCCAACGCATCGCCGCACTCCGCAAAGCGCGAAAGCTCACACAAGAGCAGATGGCGGAGGCGCTTGGCTGTTCGGTTGAGTTCATCAGCCTTGTGGAGCGCGGTATCAATGCGCCCTCGGTGGCTGGCTTGGAGAAGTTTGCCAAGGTGCTCAAAGTCGAGGTCAAGGAACTGTTCACCTTCGAGGAGAAGAAGCGATGA
- a CDS encoding AccI family restriction endonuclease → MSSEYFQRLKATLDGVVATLTARGIEKRHLTFGGEGPKPTQKPRVPTDARSEFLANRAMGDWAERMLTGAILTALSEFKVTQYGNTDRIAAGHPDFKARYLAGLEETRIFGKRPDLLLFQSNVAVDTDLSERTHAETEPMVKRAVATIEVRSSKFEALRYMAVRQKQRDGGNKSGRETPSFTVKVEDLVIVYRWLERHRVPQTYCQVFFDSVFAINFLDIFAALASGEGYSIETPAKSQEKATIMIPITRGLQVGKATSLPTFAAEHRVTELGRHDAYVVPQGGGFELDAAVMKKVLLADG, encoded by the coding sequence ATGAGCAGCGAGTATTTTCAGCGATTGAAGGCGACGTTGGATGGTGTCGTCGCGACCTTGACCGCAAGAGGTATCGAGAAACGCCATCTGACGTTTGGCGGAGAAGGCCCAAAGCCGACTCAGAAGCCACGCGTGCCGACGGATGCGCGTTCGGAGTTCTTGGCGAATCGAGCGATGGGCGATTGGGCTGAACGCATGTTGACCGGTGCTATTCTGACCGCGCTTTCAGAGTTCAAAGTCACGCAGTATGGGAACACCGACCGCATTGCAGCGGGGCATCCAGATTTCAAGGCACGTTATCTCGCCGGTTTGGAGGAGACACGAATTTTTGGGAAGCGACCCGACCTGCTTCTGTTTCAGTCAAATGTTGCTGTGGATACGGACTTGTCGGAACGAACGCACGCGGAAACCGAACCGATGGTAAAGCGCGCAGTTGCGACGATTGAAGTGCGGTCGAGCAAGTTCGAAGCGTTGAGATACATGGCGGTTCGACAAAAGCAGCGGGACGGCGGAAACAAGAGTGGACGCGAAACCCCGAGTTTCACGGTGAAGGTTGAAGACCTCGTGATTGTCTATCGCTGGCTGGAGAGGCATCGCGTTCCGCAGACATATTGCCAAGTGTTCTTTGACTCCGTGTTTGCCATCAACTTCCTCGACATCTTCGCGGCCCTCGCCAGTGGCGAGGGCTACTCAATCGAAACTCCGGCCAAGAGTCAGGAAAAGGCAACCATCATGATTCCGATTACGCGCGGCTTGCAGGTTGGAAAGGCAACGAGTCTGCCGACGTTTGCCGCAGAACACCGCGTCACGGAACTGGGGCGGCACGATGCGTATGTCGTCCCGCAGGGCGGCGGGTTTGAACTTGATGCTGCTGTGATGAAGAAGGTTCTTCTGGCTGACGGCTGA
- a CDS encoding N-6 DNA methylase, protein MKLRDNQTFMSLYYEPNAVEVATGEADLAASIESWQRDTKQLGQVGTPEPIARLMAKWVMSAKPRTVLDPAVGLGGLLSACRRLNSEATLVGVECDIETLQRAKAAAPRGTKLILADYLKSEAGLFNGIIANPPYVKAHRLDYSEKDWRYFEERLGTPLDRLTNLYALFLLKIWEDLAPHGRAAVILPAEFLNANFGEEIKERLVRAIRPVALVVFAPSLSLFADALTTSAIVFLEKARSAKAPAWVKRVDSLQAAEGFVSKICSGALSGDGGDCLDLSRLNPRKKWLNLLLNGSGQADSTLFPKRVGDYFYCRRGIATGANDYFCLNQAEMREHRLTEAHVEPCITKAVDADGLVFTRNKFEALVTRERRCFLLNPSRNGQSLTRYLELGEQQGIPKRHLPSHRPVWYLPENRAVADIWVAVFSRESVKFILNTSGAKNLTCFHGLYAKTGYEPLAPLLTLFLNSSLGRQSFSKVNRFYGDGLNKLEPKDVEDMPCPAMPKLNRAEANELAYKLARLEALPLNERTAQIDELVKRYFDFAAGVSRQPEEPSSSQQHQVQTRRPAGRHTHRAAPVP, encoded by the coding sequence ATGAAGCTTCGCGACAACCAAACCTTCATGTCGCTCTACTACGAGCCGAACGCTGTGGAGGTTGCCACAGGCGAAGCGGATTTGGCGGCATCAATCGAGTCGTGGCAGCGGGATACAAAGCAGCTTGGCCAGGTCGGCACGCCTGAGCCAATCGCAAGATTGATGGCGAAGTGGGTGATGTCGGCCAAGCCACGCACTGTGCTTGATCCGGCGGTGGGCTTGGGAGGATTGCTCTCAGCGTGTCGCCGACTGAATTCGGAAGCAACCTTGGTTGGTGTTGAGTGCGACATCGAAACCCTGCAACGAGCGAAAGCTGCCGCGCCGCGTGGCACAAAGCTGATTCTGGCGGATTATCTCAAGTCCGAGGCTGGGCTGTTCAACGGCATCATCGCCAATCCGCCCTACGTAAAGGCACATCGGCTTGATTATTCGGAGAAAGACTGGCGCTATTTCGAGGAGCGCCTCGGCACTCCGCTCGACCGGCTCACGAATCTCTACGCGCTTTTCTTGCTGAAGATTTGGGAAGACCTCGCGCCGCATGGCCGCGCCGCTGTCATTCTTCCGGCTGAATTTCTGAACGCAAACTTTGGCGAAGAAATCAAAGAGCGACTGGTGCGGGCTATTCGTCCGGTGGCGCTTGTGGTCTTTGCACCCTCCCTAAGTCTTTTTGCGGATGCGCTGACAACGAGCGCGATTGTGTTTCTGGAGAAAGCTCGATCAGCAAAAGCACCAGCTTGGGTTAAGCGAGTTGATTCACTGCAAGCGGCGGAGGGTTTCGTCAGCAAGATATGCTCTGGTGCTCTGTCAGGAGACGGTGGCGATTGCCTTGACTTGTCGAGACTCAATCCACGCAAGAAGTGGCTGAACCTGCTTCTCAACGGATCAGGGCAGGCTGATTCGACTCTGTTTCCGAAGCGTGTTGGAGATTACTTCTATTGCCGACGGGGCATTGCGACCGGAGCAAACGATTATTTCTGCCTCAACCAGGCTGAAATGCGGGAGCATCGCCTGACGGAGGCACACGTCGAGCCGTGCATCACGAAAGCCGTGGATGCGGATGGATTGGTGTTCACGCGCAACAAGTTTGAGGCGCTAGTTACTCGCGAACGGCGATGTTTTCTTCTCAATCCCTCGCGGAATGGACAGAGCCTCACGCGCTATCTTGAACTTGGCGAGCAGCAGGGAATTCCGAAGCGGCATCTGCCGAGTCATAGGCCTGTTTGGTATCTGCCCGAGAACCGAGCCGTGGCAGACATCTGGGTGGCCGTGTTTTCGCGCGAATCGGTGAAGTTCATCCTGAACACTTCCGGCGCGAAGAACCTGACCTGCTTCCACGGCCTTTACGCGAAAACGGGATACGAGCCGCTTGCGCCGCTGCTGACGCTTTTCCTCAACAGCAGTCTGGGGCGGCAATCATTCTCGAAGGTGAACCGATTTTACGGTGACGGGCTGAACAAGCTCGAACCCAAAGATGTTGAAGACATGCCTTGCCCGGCGATGCCAAAACTGAATCGGGCAGAAGCAAACGAACTGGCCTACAAACTAGCCAGATTGGAGGCGCTACCACTGAACGAACGGACGGCGCAGATTGACGAATTGGTGAAGCGCTATTTCGACTTTGCGGCGGGAGTCAGCCGTCAGCCAGAAGAACCTTCTTCATCACAGCAGCATCAAGTTCAAACCCGCCGCCCTGCGGGACGACATACGCATCGTGCCGCCCCAGTTCCGTGA